One region of Vitis vinifera cultivar Pinot Noir 40024 chromosome 1, ASM3070453v1 genomic DNA includes:
- the LOC100243071 gene encoding photosynthetic NDH subunit of lumenal location 2, chloroplastic, with amino-acid sequence MSSFTSPTSLSCAQLTTAQHGRSPSLPATRASLSGEETPILRRRIVSTLLATSLALHGTPLALAENWGTRSFLKERFFEPGLSPEDAVARIRQTAEGLHSIRHMLETMSWRYVIFYIRLKSAYLSQDLKNAMTTLPESRRRSYANKANELVDNMAEFDYYVRTPKVYESYLYYEKTLKSIDDLVAMLA; translated from the exons ATGAGCAGCTTCACGAGCCCCACCTCTCTGTCTTGTGCTCAGCTGACCACCGCCCAACACGGTCGCAGCCCCTCACTTCCGGCCACCCGGGCATCATTATCCGGTGAAGAAACTCCAATTCTCCGCCGCAGAATTGTCTCCACATTGCTGGCAACGTCACTCGCACTTCATGGCACCCCCCTGGCACTAGCAGAGAACTGGGGCACGCGCTCGTTTCTCAAGGAACGGTTCTTTGAGCCGGGGCTGTCGCCGGAGGATGCGGTGGCGAGGATCCGCCAAACAGCTGAAGGACTCCACAGCATTAGGCACATGCTGGAGACGATGTCTTGGAGGTATGTCATATTTTACATTCGCCTCAAGTCGGCGTATCTCTCCCAGGACTTGAAAAATGCGATGACGACGTTGCCGGAGAGTCGCCGGAGGTCTTACGCGAATAAGGCTAATGAGTTGGTAGACAACATGGCCGAG TTTGATTATTATGTCCGCACCCCAAAAGTGTACGAATCGTATCTATATTACGAGAAGACCTTGAAATCCATAGATGATCTTGTGGCAATGTTGGCATAA